The Ptychodera flava strain L36383 chromosome 7, AS_Pfla_20210202, whole genome shotgun sequence DNA window CACCTTTGGTTAAAATGGACCAATTAGGATGTGGGTCGTAATTACTTACGGCCCTATCAGAGCAAAGCTCTAATCAGTGTGGAAATCGTCTCTTTTTTAATAATTGTTCTGACGAGTCTGAAGCTGTTTTAGAGAATTGAATCCAGTCTTTAAGGGAGAATACGTTCCGAGTTCTGGTTTTCTGTCTATCTTTACTAAGTTTTGTATGCAATAAAACCTCACGTGCTTTACATGCTTTACTTCTGCTGCTGGTGTCTGAGACACGTGACTTTCATTCAAGAACATGGGTTCTCAATCGCCACAATGCTAGAACATCAGATCAAGTGAATAAAACGCATGCATGCAATCCTTATGCTAATATTTACCTGGCTCAATCACTGAGGCTGTCCCGGGTTCATATGAGATTCCATATGATTTGAAGACGCTTGATTGGTTTATGCTTAAAATAAAAGCTTCTAAAATGGTCTGAGCATCAACAGTCGCACTGTTATCGAATAAAAGCTCACTGACCATTATTGCCATACTGCTTGTTGTGTCCCGCTTTCTGCTGGACCTTAGACAACTAAAACGCCAATGATTAATAATATATATACgactttcattttcaatgaaagtATGTTAGCCCTACGTGATCCAAAGGTattgtattttaattttacagttTCATTTTCGTAAAATTGCTCACAATCATGATGTGAGAACAATTACCACGAGCGATGTATAGGTCAAACGTACATACCCTTTCTTGTGATATCTACAATAACATCAGATTACAGATTACGGCGATGTTAATGACAAATCCCACGATAAATGTAATGTTAGGGTATCGTACGTGTCACATTGTTTTTTACCTCTCCTCTACGTTAACGTttatttcatacatacatacatacatacatacatacatacatacatacatacatacatacatacatacatacatacatacatacatacatacatacatacatacataaaaacatacatacataaaacacTAGCAGAAGCATACTTCGCAAACTGTTTGATACAAAGTTTGAGATAAAATATTCTATATTTACCAAGTGAAGTTAGCACTGAAGCAGCACACGGGTATCGTATTATTTAATGTTGTCCACAGCTGTCGGAATGATAAATATAAACAGTCCATTATCAGTATCTACCTCGTATTATAATTTTTCATACGATTACAATTGTATGTGCACAGAATTCTAAAAGCACAACTTACCTCCTCGGTACTTGCTTTAGTTATGTTATGTTGGAGGCACGTTCCTAAATCTGTGTCAGAACTAATAGTGACGTTGCATTTGAGTCGAAATGACCTTGGACAGGTGAAGGTCTCGGCTGAGCAATCAGTGTTCTCGTCTTCTGCGCATGCCGTTGATTTAGTTGTTGGCATCCTCGTCGCTTCCGGGCTACTAGAATACTCAGCTGAAAGTTGCACTGGCGTTGAGCTCACTGTTGTCACAGCGTTGCCTTGTGTTGATGGGCACGGTGCCGGACACAGTACACGGATTGCATAGTTAGAACAATCACCACTTTGTTAGCTGTGAAAACACATAAATCCTTGCTGCAAGTCACATGTCACACTAACTTGTCCAGTTTCGTTGTACGGAGTATCGGTATCATCGGCCAAAGCACATTCAATATCTATTGTCTCGTTACAGAATACATAGGTATTTCTCAGAATATCGATGATTTCAAACTCTCCGATGGAAGAGGGGTCAAGTGTTCCGCCATCCTCATCATCCATCCATTCTGTCCACTCAGAACACTCCTCGACATGTGTCAATGGTTGAGTGACTGCATTGGTGCCAGAACTAGTTGCAGAACTTGATGTAAGCTGCATAGACGCGAAGCTCAATAGTGTCAGAGCAGTGTCTGATGCTGTTGAAGACGAAAATATTGTCAGATATAGTGAATACTTGTATAGTATAGTTTCAATTCTGTTTAAAAAACTCACTCACTTACTCCATTACACTTCCAAGCTACCAGTTTACACCAAGTACACACCAAAAATACCCGTAAAAGAAGACTATGTGAACAAAAATACGTTGTAGAAATTGACACACTCACACCCAAGGGCGTTAACCAAAGAGAAGGATGAAGCTACTTTCCTGCGTTTCAACTCTTCCCCTTTTCCAACCTCTTAGGGGAACCCTTAGTTCAGACTATTTCTTTCCATCTTAGGAGCCCCTTCACCTTGAACTTGCTCACTCCGACCCTCCACTTCAGCTGGTATAGTTCTACTCTCCGCACCAGGTCAGTTTCATTCCATTGTACCTTTGTTTCAACCACCCTACTTGTTTTAAATGGCTTACCGATCTTTAATTTTTAGTCATAGcgcttttcactgttttttatcacTACCGGTTTTTAATTTAGTTCCTTACTACTGTAGTTGTGGTTTTTTCACTCACTGTAGTTCCAGTTTTCATAAGTATTGTAATTctcattttatttcgtttttactctcagtttactttttaccagcccgatttttacttttgtttgtgctcatttttatttgtcagcttttgccctgaagaaggcaacttgtgtgttgccgaaacgtcggtatttttaaataaagatcattAGAAGACAAGGAGTACTGGTTGAACTGCCTTCTTTATTAATTTAAAGTGGCTGTATACTGTGTATGGTAGGCGGGTTCTCGATGAGAAGACTTTTTTTAAGAATCTCTTCCTCAAAGGTGTTTTAATGGCTAGTTTGCTGGCTATGTGTACAGCAGCGTACTGAGACCGGCCTCCCAGCCTACTTAGCGTCAAGACGGTGAACCTTGGCATGTACAATTCATGGTGGCTGCCCTCGAACTGTGTTATTTACAGCTGTATTTATATCAccctcaacaataacaacgtaGCTATCGACTCTTGATGAAGCAAACAAAGGACCCGCTCACAAACACTGTTGGGTTGCAATCGCTGTGGCTATATGGTCAATGAATTTTGTCTTATCGCC harbors:
- the LOC139137255 gene encoding uncharacterized protein, whose translation is MGTIMQADKSSNNFAVIVMVLLSTLLLPGAAVDVRSAASDTALTLLSFASMQLTSSSATSSGTNAVTQPLTHVEECSEWTEWMDDEDGGTLDPSSIGEFEIIDILRNTYVFCNETIDIECALADDTDTPYNETGQVSVTCDLQQGFMCFHS